A stretch of Gemmobacter fulvus DNA encodes these proteins:
- the trpE gene encoding anthranilate synthase component I yields MSLIPSFETFERGWNAGQNQLVYARLAADLDTPVSLMLKLAEARTDTFMLESVTGGEVRGRYSVVGMKPDLIWRCRGEASEINREARFDPQAFKPLDGHPLTTLRALIAESRIEMPADLPAIASGLFGYLGYDMIRLVEHLPDVNPDPLGLPDAVLMRPSVVAVLDGVKGEVTVVAPAWVGSGLSARAAYAQAAERVMDALRDLERAPAVQRDLGEVAPVGEMVSNFSHDGYKQAVERAKDYIRAGDIFQVVPSQRWTQRFELPPFALYRSLRRTNPSPFLFFFNFGGFQVIGASPEILVRLREGEVTVRPIAGTRKRGATPEEDKALELDLLSDKKELAEHLMLLDLGRNDVGRVAKIGTVKPTEKFIIERYSHVMHIVSNVVGEIAEGEDALSALLAGLPAGTVSGAPKVRAMQIIDELEPEKRGVYGGGVGYFAANGEMDFCIALRTAVLKDEQLYIQAGGGVVYDSDPEAEFQETVNKSKALRRAAEDAGLFSRTRNS; encoded by the coding sequence ATGTCTCTCATTCCTTCATTCGAGACGTTCGAGCGCGGCTGGAATGCCGGGCAAAACCAACTGGTCTATGCCCGCCTTGCCGCCGATCTGGATACGCCGGTCAGCCTGATGCTGAAACTGGCCGAGGCGCGCACGGATACCTTCATGCTGGAAAGCGTGACGGGTGGCGAGGTGCGGGGCCGCTATTCGGTGGTCGGCATGAAGCCGGATCTGATCTGGCGTTGCCGGGGCGAGGCATCCGAGATCAACCGCGAAGCGCGCTTTGACCCGCAGGCCTTCAAACCGCTGGATGGCCATCCGCTGACCACCTTGCGGGCGCTGATCGCCGAAAGCCGGATCGAGATGCCTGCCGATCTGCCCGCGATTGCCTCAGGGCTGTTTGGCTATCTGGGTTATGACATGATCCGGCTGGTGGAACATCTGCCGGATGTGAACCCCGATCCGCTGGGCCTGCCCGATGCGGTGCTGATGCGCCCGTCGGTGGTGGCCGTGCTGGACGGGGTGAAGGGCGAGGTGACGGTGGTGGCCCCGGCCTGGGTCGGATCGGGCCTGTCGGCCCGCGCCGCCTATGCGCAGGCCGCCGAGCGGGTGATGGACGCGCTGCGCGATCTGGAACGCGCCCCAGCGGTGCAGCGCGATCTGGGCGAAGTGGCCCCGGTCGGCGAGATGGTGTCGAACTTCAGCCATGACGGGTACAAACAGGCTGTGGAGCGGGCGAAGGATTACATCCGCGCGGGCGACATCTTTCAGGTGGTGCCCAGCCAGCGCTGGACCCAGCGGTTCGAGCTGCCGCCCTTTGCGCTTTATCGCAGCCTGCGACGCACCAACCCCTCGCCCTTCCTGTTCTTCTTCAACTTCGGCGGCTTTCAGGTGATCGGGGCCAGCCCCGAAATCCTCGTGCGACTGCGCGAAGGCGAAGTGACGGTTCGCCCGATTGCAGGCACGCGCAAACGCGGCGCCACGCCCGAAGAGGACAAGGCGCTGGAACTGGATCTGCTGTCCGACAAGAAAGAACTGGCCGAACATCTGATGCTGCTGGATCTGGGTCGCAACGACGTGGGTCGCGTGGCCAAGATCGGCACGGTGAAACCAACCGAGAAGTTCATCATCGAACGCTATTCGCACGTCATGCACATCGTGTCGAACGTGGTGGGTGAGATTGCCGAGGGCGAGGATGCGCTGTCGGCGCTGCTGGCGGGTCTGCCTGCGGGCACGGTGTCGGGCGCGCCCAAGGTCCGCGCCATGCAGATCATCGACGAGCTGGAGCCGGAAAAGCGCGGCGTCTATGGCGGCGGCGTCGGTTATTTTGCCGCGAATGGCGAGATGGATTTCTGCATCGCGCTGCGCACTGCCGTGCTGAAGGACGAGCAGCTGTATATTCAGGCCGGGGGGGGCGTGGTCTATGACAGCGACCCCGAGGCGGAATTTCAGGAAACCGTCAACAAATCCAAGGCGCTGCGCCGTGCCGCCGAAGATGCGGGCCTGTTCTCCCGCACGCGCAACAGCTAA
- a CDS encoding peptidyl-prolyl cis-trans isomerase, with amino-acid sequence MAQDSETDSPKRKRRGTSLMVWLLMAMLIAGLGGFGVTNYGTGVTAIGSVGGREIDVNQYARALQSEISAFGAQVGTQIGVQEALTLGLDGKVRQQLVTAAALDDEADRIGLSVGDARVAKELTSMPAFKGTSGNFDPETYSFTLERNNLTKAEFEATLRDDLARALLQGAVAGGFASPAPLTDTLYAYIAERRGLTLLALGEADLPAPLPEPADAELQAHYDANIAAFTKPEAKRITYAALLPETLAATMPVDEAELRKLYDERIDEFVKPERRLVERLVFATEDEAKTAKARIDAGEGFEAIVAERGLKLIDIDLGDVSQADLGAAAEPVFALTEPGVVGPLPSEFGPALFRMNGILAAQETSFDDVKTDLTLEYQQDAARRTIGDRLEAIDDALAGGATLEELAAEQKMELGTLDFSAQSDAKIAGYPAFREAAAAVQAGDFAEAVQLDDGGLVALRLDEIVPAAPIPFAETRDAVAESWRKEALRKALSARATTIKTEVEGGANLGSYGILSVTPEIARDGFIEKAPESLLPTVFKMAEGEIQVIETPDFVGLVRLDRIQAPASEGESAIALKGAITAQVEQALSQDAFALFSAGLASKAGITLNQSAIDAVHAQFQ; translated from the coding sequence ATGGCACAAGACAGCGAAACCGACAGCCCGAAACGCAAGCGCCGGGGGACTTCGCTGATGGTCTGGCTGTTGATGGCCATGCTGATTGCGGGATTGGGGGGCTTTGGCGTCACCAATTACGGCACCGGCGTCACCGCCATCGGCAGCGTGGGCGGGCGCGAGATTGACGTGAACCAATATGCCCGCGCGTTGCAAAGCGAGATCAGCGCCTTTGGCGCACAGGTCGGCACGCAGATCGGTGTGCAGGAGGCACTGACGCTGGGGCTGGATGGCAAGGTGCGTCAGCAACTGGTGACGGCGGCGGCGCTGGATGACGAGGCGGATCGCATCGGCCTGTCGGTCGGCGATGCGCGCGTGGCCAAAGAACTGACCTCGATGCCCGCCTTCAAGGGCACCTCGGGCAATTTCGATCCAGAAACCTACAGCTTCACGCTGGAGCGCAACAATCTGACCAAGGCGGAGTTCGAAGCGACGCTGCGCGATGATCTGGCGCGCGCGCTGCTGCAAGGGGCGGTTGCGGGCGGCTTTGCCTCGCCCGCGCCGCTGACCGACACACTTTATGCCTATATCGCGGAACGTCGGGGCCTGACCCTGCTGGCCCTGGGCGAGGCGGATCTGCCCGCCCCCCTGCCCGAGCCGGCCGACGCCGAATTGCAGGCGCATTATGACGCCAATATCGCGGCTTTCACCAAACCCGAAGCCAAGCGCATCACCTATGCGGCGCTGCTGCCGGAGACGCTGGCCGCCACCATGCCGGTGGACGAGGCGGAGCTGCGCAAGCTGTATGATGAACGGATCGACGAATTCGTAAAGCCGGAGCGGCGGCTGGTCGAACGGCTGGTCTTTGCCACCGAGGACGAGGCAAAGACCGCCAAGGCCCGGATCGACGCGGGCGAAGGCTTCGAGGCGATCGTGGCCGAACGCGGGCTCAAGCTGATCGACATTGATCTGGGCGATGTATCGCAGGCCGATCTGGGGGCTGCGGCAGAGCCGGTCTTTGCGCTGACCGAACCGGGTGTCGTCGGCCCGCTGCCGTCGGAATTCGGCCCGGCGCTGTTCCGCATGAACGGGATTCTCGCCGCGCAGGAAACCAGCTTTGACGATGTGAAAACTGATCTGACGCTGGAATATCAGCAGGATGCCGCCCGCCGCACCATCGGTGACCGGCTGGAGGCGATTGACGATGCGCTGGCCGGTGGGGCCACGCTGGAAGAACTCGCCGCCGAGCAGAAGATGGAACTGGGCACGCTGGACTTCTCGGCGCAGTCCGATGCCAAGATCGCAGGCTACCCCGCCTTCCGCGAGGCCGCAGCCGCGGTACAGGCCGGTGACTTTGCCGAAGCGGTGCAACTGGACGATGGCGGCCTTGTGGCGCTGCGGCTGGACGAGATCGTGCCCGCAGCCCCCATCCCCTTTGCCGAAACGCGCGACGCCGTGGCCGAAAGCTGGCGCAAGGAGGCGCTGCGCAAGGCGCTGTCGGCCCGTGCCACCACCATCAAGACCGAAGTCGAGGGCGGGGCCAATCTCGGGTCTTACGGCATCCTCAGCGTGACGCCGGAAATTGCCCGCGACGGGTTCATCGAAAAGGCCCCGGAAAGCCTGCTGCCGACGGTGTTCAAAATGGCCGAAGGTGAGATTCAGGTAATCGAAACCCCGGATTTCGTCGGCCTCGTGCGGCTGGACCGGATTCAGGCCCCGGCGTCCGAAGGAGAATCCGCAATTGCGCTGAAAGGGGCCATCACCGCGCAGGTCGAACAGGCGCTGTCGCAGGATGCCTTTGCGCTGTTCTCGGCGGGGCTGGCGTCCAAGGCGGGTATCACGCTCAATCAATCCGCCATTGATGCGGTTCACGCGCAATTCCAGTAA
- a CDS encoding cold-shock protein, which produces MAKGTVKWFNATKGFGFIAPEGGKKDVFVHITALERAGIRSLADGQAVTFDIEAGRDGRESATNLSIA; this is translated from the coding sequence ATGGCTAAAGGCACCGTGAAATGGTTCAACGCCACCAAAGGTTTCGGCTTCATTGCACCGGAAGGCGGCAAGAAAGACGTGTTCGTTCACATCACCGCTCTTGAGCGCGCTGGCATCCGTTCGCTGGCCGACGGTCAAGCTGTGACCTTCGACATCGAAGCAGGCCGTGACGGCCGCGAATCGGCAACCAACCTGTCGATCGCATGA
- the ccrA gene encoding crotonyl-CoA carboxylase/reductase yields the protein MALDTHQNIVAYDAPIKDLYEVGEMPPLGHVPKQMYAWAIRRERHGEPDVAMQVEVVDTWAIDSHEVLVLVMAAGVNYNGVWAGLGVPISPFDVHKAPYHIAGSDASGIVWAVGDKVKRWKVGDEVVIHCNQDDGDDEECNGGDPMFSPSQRIWGYETQDGSFAQFTRVQAQQLMPRPKHLTWEEAACYTLTLATAYRMLFGHEPHDLKPGQNVLVWGASGGLGSFAIQLINAAGANAIGVISEEDKRDFVMSLGAKGVINRKEFKCWGQLPTVNTPEYNEWLKEARRFGKAIWDITGKGVSVDMVFEHPGEATFPVSSLVCKKGGMVVICAGTSGFNCTFDVRYMWMHQKRLQGSHFAHLKQAAAANKMMLERRIDPCMSEVFPWADIPAAHIKMRRNEHKPGNMAVLVQAPRTGLRTFEDTLEASRQG from the coding sequence ATGGCTCTGGATACGCATCAGAACATCGTCGCCTATGACGCGCCGATCAAAGACCTGTATGAGGTTGGCGAAATGCCGCCGCTCGGCCATGTGCCCAAGCAGATGTATGCTTGGGCCATCCGCCGCGAGCGGCACGGCGAACCCGACGTGGCAATGCAGGTGGAGGTGGTCGACACCTGGGCCATCGACAGCCATGAAGTGCTGGTGCTGGTGATGGCGGCAGGCGTCAATTACAACGGCGTCTGGGCGGGTCTGGGCGTGCCGATCTCGCCCTTCGACGTGCACAAGGCCCCCTATCACATCGCAGGCTCCGATGCCTCGGGCATCGTCTGGGCGGTGGGTGACAAGGTGAAGCGCTGGAAAGTGGGCGATGAGGTTGTCATCCACTGCAACCAGGACGACGGCGACGATGAAGAGTGCAATGGCGGCGACCCGATGTTTTCGCCCAGCCAGCGCATCTGGGGCTATGAGACCCAGGACGGCTCTTTCGCGCAGTTCACCCGCGTGCAGGCGCAGCAACTGATGCCGCGGCCGAAACACCTGACCTGGGAAGAAGCGGCCTGCTACACGCTGACGCTGGCCACCGCGTACCGGATGCTGTTCGGGCATGAACCGCATGACCTGAAGCCGGGCCAGAACGTGCTGGTCTGGGGCGCATCGGGCGGTCTGGGTTCGTTTGCGATCCAGCTGATCAATGCCGCCGGGGCCAACGCGATCGGCGTGATTTCCGAAGAGGACAAGCGCGACTTCGTGATGAGCCTTGGCGCCAAGGGCGTGATCAACCGCAAGGAATTCAAGTGCTGGGGCCAGTTGCCCACGGTCAACACGCCCGAATACAATGAGTGGCTGAAAGAGGCCCGCCGCTTTGGCAAGGCGATCTGGGATATCACCGGCAAGGGCGTCAGCGTCGACATGGTGTTTGAACACCCGGGCGAGGCCACGTTCCCCGTCTCGTCGCTGGTGTGCAAGAAGGGCGGCATGGTGGTGATCTGTGCCGGCACCTCGGGTTTCAACTGCACCTTTGACGTGCGTTATATGTGGATGCACCAGAAGCGCCTGCAAGGCAGCCACTTCGCGCATCTGAAACAGGCCGCCGCCGCCAACAAGATGATGTTGGAGCGCCGGATCGACCCGTGCATGTCCGAAGTCTTCCCCTGGGCCGATATTCCTGCGGCGCATATCAAGATGCGGCGCAACGAACACAAGCCGGGCAATATGGCGGTGCTGGTGCAGGCCCCGCGCACCGGCCTGCGCACCTTCGAAGACACGCTGGAGGCCAGCCGTCAGGGTTGA
- a CDS encoding Lrp/AsnC family transcriptional regulator → MICVFVQFRCTPGQTYAVATAIYDREVVSELYSTSGEYDLIAKVYIPEDADVGHYLSERLFDIPGIVRTLTTMTFKAF, encoded by the coding sequence ATGATCTGCGTTTTCGTCCAGTTCCGCTGCACCCCCGGCCAGACCTATGCGGTGGCCACCGCCATCTATGACCGCGAGGTGGTGAGCGAACTTTATTCCACCTCGGGCGAATATGACCTGATTGCCAAGGTCTATATCCCGGAGGACGCGGATGTCGGCCATTACCTGTCAGAGCGGCTGTTCGACATTCCGGGCATCGTGCGCACCCTGACGACGATGACCTTCAAGGCGTTCTGA
- a CDS encoding ABC transporter ATP-binding protein, with translation MLEIRNLRIEATSYPPGEPPRDVVLVHDVSLRLEKGKVLGLIGESGAGKSTIGLSSMAYGRGGVRITGGEVILNGRDILKGGAGGLRALRGKEVTYVAQSAAAAFNPAKQLMEQVIETTLSHGQLTRAEAEARAVMLFGKLGLPNPETIGKRFPHQVSGGQLQRVMTAMALCPKPDLVIFDEPTTALDVTTQIDVLAAIKEAIQETGVAALYITHDLAVVAQVSDHIMVLRHGRTVEYGTVQQIIEEPHEDYTRALVTVRSIDHAEKPPGAAPVLSVQGVTARYKGTHFDVLKNVTVDLPAGQTLAVVGESGSGKSTLARVITGLLPASQGRITFAGRTLSADLAGRSRDDLRELQMIYQMADVAMNPRQTVGTIIGRPLEFYFGLTGEAKRIRIQQLLDQIEMGRGFADRYPAELSGGQKQRVCIARALAAQPKLIICDEVTSALDPLVADGILKLLLNLQAEAGVAYLFITHDLATVRAIADRIAVMYKGQVQRYGPKSDVLAPPFDDYTDLLLSSVPEMKLGWLEQVIESRRMESAGN, from the coding sequence ATGCTGGAGATCCGCAATCTGCGGATCGAGGCAACCTCGTATCCGCCGGGCGAGCCGCCGCGCGATGTGGTGCTGGTGCATGATGTGTCTTTGCGGCTGGAAAAGGGCAAGGTTCTGGGCTTGATCGGGGAATCCGGGGCCGGCAAATCCACTATCGGCCTGTCCTCCATGGCCTATGGCCGCGGCGGGGTGCGCATCACCGGTGGAGAGGTGATCCTGAATGGCCGCGACATCCTGAAAGGTGGCGCGGGTGGTCTGCGGGCCTTGCGCGGCAAGGAAGTGACCTATGTCGCGCAATCGGCGGCGGCGGCCTTCAACCCGGCCAAGCAGCTGATGGAGCAGGTGATCGAAACCACGCTGTCGCATGGTCAGCTGACCCGGGCCGAGGCCGAGGCGCGGGCGGTCATGCTGTTCGGCAAGCTGGGCTTGCCCAACCCCGAAACCATCGGCAAGCGCTTTCCGCATCAGGTGTCAGGCGGGCAGTTGCAGCGGGTGATGACGGCGATGGCGCTGTGCCCGAAGCCCGATCTGGTGATCTTTGACGAACCGACCACCGCGCTGGATGTGACAACCCAGATCGACGTGCTGGCGGCGATCAAGGAGGCGATTCAGGAAACCGGCGTTGCTGCCCTCTATATCACCCATGATCTTGCGGTGGTGGCACAGGTCAGCGATCACATCATGGTGCTGCGCCATGGCCGGACGGTGGAATATGGCACCGTGCAGCAGATCATCGAAGAGCCGCACGAGGATTATACCCGCGCGCTGGTCACTGTCCGCTCCATCGACCATGCCGAAAAGCCGCCGGGGGCGGCCCCGGTGCTGAGCGTGCAGGGCGTCACCGCCCGCTACAAGGGCACGCATTTCGACGTGCTGAAAAACGTGACCGTCGATCTGCCTGCCGGGCAGACGCTGGCGGTGGTGGGCGAAAGCGGGTCGGGCAAATCGACGCTGGCGCGGGTGATCACCGGCCTTCTGCCCGCCTCGCAGGGGCGCATCACCTTTGCCGGGCGCACCTTGTCTGCCGATCTGGCGGGCCGGTCGCGCGATGATCTGCGCGAATTGCAGATGATCTATCAGATGGCCGATGTGGCGATGAACCCGCGCCAGACCGTTGGCACCATCATCGGGCGACCGCTGGAGTTCTATTTCGGCCTGACCGGCGAGGCGAAGCGCATCCGCATCCAGCAATTGCTGGATCAGATCGAAATGGGGCGCGGGTTTGCCGACCGCTATCCGGCAGAGCTGTCGGGCGGGCAAAAGCAGCGGGTCTGCATCGCGCGCGCTCTGGCCGCGCAGCCCAAGCTGATCATCTGCGACGAGGTGACTTCGGCGCTCGATCCGCTGGTGGCGGATGGGATTCTGAAGCTGCTTTTGAACCTTCAGGCCGAGGCGGGCGTGGCCTATCTGTTCATCACCCATGATCTGGCCACGGTGCGCGCCATCGCCGATCGGATCGCGGTGATGTACAAGGGGCAGGTGCAGCGCTATGGGCCGAAATCCGATGTGCTGGCGCCGCCGTTTGATGATTACACCGATCTTCTGCTGTCCTCCGTGCCGGAAATGAAACTGGGCTGGCTGGAGCAGGTGATCGAAAGCCGCCGCATGGAAAGCGCGGGCAACTGA
- a CDS encoding PhnA domain-containing protein yields the protein MADELITRAGGVCEFCGDAEALAAHEVPPAGPVLLCALCREERPAAADHWRCLEGAAWSAEPVVQFAVWRKLGTLDAPWAVEAREGMVLSTEAEAWAGAAPVAGLEHRDSNGALLAQGDTVVLIKDLPVKGAGFTAKRGTAVRGISLVADNAGHIEGRVEGQRIVILTEFVKKKS from the coding sequence ATGGCAGATGAACTGATCACCCGCGCAGGCGGCGTTTGCGAGTTTTGCGGCGATGCCGAGGCGCTGGCTGCGCATGAGGTGCCGCCTGCCGGGCCGGTGCTGCTCTGTGCGCTCTGCCGCGAGGAACGCCCGGCTGCGGCAGATCACTGGCGCTGTCTGGAAGGCGCTGCATGGTCTGCCGAGCCGGTGGTGCAATTCGCGGTCTGGCGCAAGCTGGGCACGCTGGACGCGCCTTGGGCGGTCGAGGCGCGCGAGGGCATGGTTCTGTCCACCGAGGCCGAAGCCTGGGCCGGTGCGGCACCTGTGGCGGGGCTGGAGCATCGTGACAGCAACGGCGCGCTGCTCGCACAGGGCGATACCGTGGTGCTGATCAAGGATCTGCCGGTGAAGGGCGCGGGCTTTACCGCCAAGCGCGGCACGGCGGTGCGTGGCATCAGCCTTGTGGCCGACAATGCCGGGCATATCGAAGGCCGCGTTGAAGGGCAGCGCATCGTGATCCTGACCGAGTTCGTCAAAAAGAAGAGCTGA
- a CDS encoding ABC transporter permease — protein sequence MSRIPLAALIGLVFTGAYFFAAIFAPLIAPYGMAEVVGDSWEPWSAAHWLGTDSIGRDLLSRMIWGGQTTIFVAACSTLLSFTLGSVLGLFAAVKGGWVDQVLSRLVDLMMSIPSLISALVVLSVMPVTLPVLILVMGILDSTRVFRLSRAVAVDITVMDYVEAARLRGEKQAWIIFREILPNALSPLVAEMGLRFIFAVLFISTLSFLGLGVQPPMADWGGIVKENKEGIVYGIPAALIPAFAIATLAISVNLVADWVLNRTSSLKGGRGA from the coding sequence ATGAGCCGCATCCCGCTGGCCGCCCTGATCGGTCTTGTCTTCACCGGCGCGTATTTCTTCGCTGCCATCTTTGCCCCGCTTATCGCCCCCTATGGCATGGCCGAAGTGGTCGGTGACAGCTGGGAGCCGTGGTCGGCTGCCCATTGGCTGGGCACCGACAGCATTGGCCGCGATCTGCTGAGCCGGATGATCTGGGGCGGGCAGACCACGATCTTCGTGGCCGCCTGTTCCACGCTTCTATCCTTCACGCTCGGCTCGGTGCTGGGCCTGTTCGCCGCCGTCAAGGGCGGCTGGGTCGATCAGGTGCTGTCGCGGCTGGTCGATCTGATGATGTCCATCCCTTCGCTGATCTCGGCGCTGGTGGTGCTGTCGGTGATGCCGGTGACGCTGCCGGTTCTGATCCTCGTGATGGGCATTCTGGACAGCACCCGCGTGTTCCGCCTGTCGCGGGCCGTCGCGGTGGACATCACGGTGATGGATTACGTCGAGGCGGCGCGTCTGCGCGGCGAAAAACAGGCCTGGATCATTTTTCGCGAAATCCTGCCCAATGCGCTGTCGCCGCTGGTGGCGGAAATGGGCCTGCGCTTCATCTTTGCGGTGCTGTTCATCTCGACACTCAGCTTCCTTGGCCTTGGCGTGCAACCGCCGATGGCCGATTGGGGCGGCATCGTGAAGGAAAACAAGGAGGGGATCGTTTACGGCATCCCCGCCGCGCTGATCCCGGCCTTTGCCATCGCCACATTGGCCATCTCGGTCAACCTCGTGGCGGATTGGGTGCTGAACCGCACCTCCAGCCTGAAAGGAGGCCGTGGTGCGTAA
- a CDS encoding alpha/beta hydrolase, whose product MTNPDYQTLIDAPTWAFIRETESWYPPDAVGLTIAQQRAVYDRMCAAFHAPHPAGVAVRDLAFGSVPCRLYESGQALVTVMYFHGGGFVVGGLDSHDDVCAEICAATGFRVISADYRLAPEHKHPAAYEDCLAATRAAAAAYPGPMLLVGDSAGGALAASVCHRLRHDLPLRGQVLIYPGLGGDRDRGSYLTHAQAPMLSRDDVLYYARMRHDGPEPQNDASAAVLQDRDFSALPPTVVIAAQCDPLADDGRDYRDAIRAAGGRAEWIVEPGLVHGYLRARHTVPRAAESFARICAHLRILAE is encoded by the coding sequence ATGACAAACCCCGATTATCAGACGCTTATCGACGCCCCGACCTGGGCCTTCATCCGCGAAACCGAAAGCTGGTATCCGCCGGATGCGGTTGGCCTGACCATCGCGCAGCAGCGCGCGGTTTATGACCGGATGTGCGCCGCGTTCCACGCCCCGCATCCCGCGGGTGTGGCCGTGCGGGATCTGGCCTTCGGCAGTGTGCCCTGCCGCCTGTATGAAAGCGGCCAAGCCCTTGTCACCGTGATGTATTTTCATGGCGGCGGCTTTGTTGTCGGCGGGCTCGACAGCCATGATGATGTCTGTGCCGAGATCTGCGCCGCCACCGGCTTCCGGGTGATCAGCGCCGATTACCGGCTGGCCCCCGAACACAAACACCCCGCCGCCTATGAGGATTGCCTTGCCGCCACCCGCGCGGCGGCAGCGGCCTATCCCGGCCCGATGCTTCTGGTGGGCGATTCGGCGGGCGGGGCACTGGCGGCGTCGGTCTGCCACCGGCTGCGCCATGATCTGCCGCTGCGCGGGCAGGTGCTGATCTATCCGGGGCTGGGCGGCGACCGCGACCGGGGCAGCTATCTGACCCATGCGCAGGCGCCGATGCTGTCACGCGACGATGTGCTCTATTACGCCCGGATGCGCCATGACGGCCCGGAACCGCAGAACGATGCCAGTGCTGCCGTGCTGCAGGACCGCGATTTCAGCGCCCTGCCCCCGACGGTGGTGATTGCGGCGCAATGTGATCCGCTGGCCGATGACGGGCGCGACTACCGCGATGCCATCCGCGCGGCCGGTGGCCGGGCCGAATGGATCGTGGAGCCGGGGCTGGTGCATGGCTATCTGCGCGCGCGCCATACGGTGCCGCGCGCTGCCGAAAGCTTTGCCCGTATCTGCGCGCATCTGCGTATTCTGGCAGAGTGA
- a CDS encoding ATP-dependent DNA helicase, with amino-acid sequence MVRAMQSPALPFSDDQAEAWDRVADQLRGMGIDLHDGTLQPPIEEKSSVLAVVGKAGSGKTMLLAQLYKAMLGAGVEIVSGDYEGKKRKDRRTLAILAPTNKAASVLRMRGVPATTIHRILYTPVYDPQYELIAEWLAGTGKRPEVEGLTELALDRAKAFYDQVASIPGALAAAGLRGSDFIKGWKRREEPLDVGFVDESSMLDERQFDDLRAIFPTLVLFGDPAQLAPVGQSGEMVFDRLGDTRKLILSRIHRQAEGNPILDLAHALADPDLSFDQFERMVERAARDDDRVVMAERVDSDLMARSPVLVWRNATRIRLITAFRAAQGAPVDALIPGEPLICDGIELPLKHRKKRIDLEARGLIKGAQVIYLGPGARSGFAKLHVIGAEEPQLSAASIIKIERPDEEEPFIPSAATMGAAFLHGSAVTIHKAQGSQWDTVQVFAPDLWAAAQAGRTEAGIPLWKRLAYVAITRAEKRLMWVIRNRLGRPQVPLGIDDLPKAAAPLALRATEPDP; translated from the coding sequence ATGGTCCGCGCGATGCAAAGCCCAGCCCTTCCCTTCTCTGACGATCAGGCCGAGGCCTGGGACCGTGTTGCCGACCAGTTGCGTGGGATGGGCATTGATCTGCACGACGGCACCCTCCAGCCGCCCATCGAAGAGAAATCTTCGGTTCTGGCCGTTGTGGGCAAGGCCGGATCGGGCAAGACCATGCTTCTGGCACAGCTTTACAAGGCGATGCTGGGCGCGGGCGTCGAGATCGTGTCGGGTGATTACGAAGGCAAAAAGCGCAAGGATCGGCGCACTCTGGCGATTCTGGCCCCCACCAACAAGGCGGCCTCGGTGCTGCGGATGCGTGGAGTTCCGGCGACCACGATCCACCGGATCCTGTATACGCCGGTTTATGATCCACAATATGAACTGATCGCCGAATGGCTGGCGGGCACGGGCAAGCGGCCCGAGGTGGAAGGTCTGACCGAACTGGCGCTGGACCGGGCGAAGGCGTTTTACGATCAGGTCGCCTCGATCCCCGGCGCGCTGGCGGCGGCGGGTCTGCGCGGCAGCGATTTCATCAAGGGCTGGAAGCGGCGTGAAGAGCCACTGGATGTGGGCTTTGTCGACGAATCCTCGATGCTGGATGAACGGCAGTTCGATGATCTGCGCGCCATTTTCCCGACGCTGGTGCTGTTTGGCGATCCGGCGCAGTTGGCCCCGGTGGGGCAATCGGGCGAGATGGTGTTTGACCGGCTGGGCGATACCCGCAAGCTGATCCTCAGCAGGATTCACCGGCAGGCCGAGGGCAACCCGATCCTCGATCTGGCCCATGCGCTTGCGGACCCGGATCTGAGCTTTGACCAGTTCGAACGCATGGTGGAACGTGCGGCGCGTGATGATGACCGGGTGGTCATGGCCGAACGGGTGGACAGCGATCTGATGGCGCGCAGCCCGGTGCTGGTCTGGCGCAATGCCACGCGCATCCGGCTGATCACAGCGTTCCGGGCGGCGCAAGGCGCGCCGGTGGATGCGCTGATCCCCGGCGAGCCGCTGATCTGCGACGGGATCGAACTGCCGCTGAAACACCGCAAGAAACGCATTGATCTGGAAGCGCGCGGTCTGATCAAGGGCGCGCAGGTGATCTACCTCGGGCCGGGCGCGCGCAGCGGCTTTGCCAAGCTGCATGTGATTGGCGCCGAAGAGCCGCAACTGTCGGCGGCCTCGATCATCAAGATCGAACGCCCCGACGAGGAAGAGCCGTTCATTCCGTCGGCGGCCACGATGGGGGCGGCGTTCCTGCATGGCTCTGCCGTCACCATTCACAAGGCGCAGGGCTCGCAATGGGATACGGTGCAGGTTTTCGCGCCGGATCTTTGGGCCGCGGCACAGGCCGGGCGGACCGAGGCCGGCATCCCGCTGTGGAAACGGCTGGCCTATGTGGCGATCACCCGGGCCGAAAAGCGGCTGATGTGGGTGATCCGCAACCGGCTGGGTCGGCCACAGGTGCCGCTGGGCATTGACGATCTGCCCAAGGCGGCAGCCCCGCTGGCGCTGCGCGCGACCGAGCCTGATCCGTGA